The following are encoded together in the Cheilinus undulatus linkage group 3, ASM1832078v1, whole genome shotgun sequence genome:
- the dgkab gene encoding diacylglycerol kinase, alpha b, with amino-acid sequence MASPDDTEGCLTPVDFIQLQHYMEYSSLRVKDVIKEFHPGGRLAEHSFGECIDAVGFCLFLKTYLEVDDLPAHFCQRLFHYFQHVEQDGFTKSPLSKEGGVFLRDVSCYFSVLEEGQPREKLEFTFKLYDKDCNKLLDSSEVDRIITQMMRAANYLGWDVTELRPVLKDMMTAIDADNSGTVTLEEWVKGGMNNVPLLVLLGLKMTERDGQHIWRMKHFNKPTYCSVCQGMLLGLGKQGLCCNCCKYTVHSQCANKNPEPCARTFVKAKKEIGVPAHDWIQADCKSTKCQVCHKKIKTLAGRRCVWCQQMRHDDCILSGLSTCDCGPLKDHILPPWAIHAVSKEEDTSLLNVTPDGHVLQILPIPDTHPLLVFVNPKSGGKQGERVLRKFQYLLNPRQVYNLSNGGPAPGLHFFRNMREYRILACGGDGTVGWLLDAIDKADLQVHPPVAVLPLGTGNDLARCLRWGGGYEGADLREILKEIEMSELIAVDRWSIQVIPDDPQEVGDPVPYEIINNYFSIGVDASIAHRFHSMREKHPQRFNSRMKNKLWYFEFATSETLSSSCKRLKDCLTIDCCGRTLDLSNQSLEGIAVLNIPSMHGGSNLWGECKKPEGVTEVERGDVITDQEILKTIPQDMSDKRLEVVGLEGVIEMGQIYTGLKSAGHRLAQTSQITIRTIKALPMQIDGEPWMQPPCTIHITHKNQANMLMAAPAKPSGFFHLK; translated from the exons ATGGCCTCACCTGATGATACTGAAGGGTGTCTGACTCCTGTGGATTTCATTCAGCTGCAGCATTACATGGAAT ACAGCAGCTTACGGGTGAAAGATGTGATTAAAGAGTTTCATCCTGGGGGTCGACTGGCTGAGCACAGCTTTGGAGAG TGCATCGATGCAGTGggcttttgtctttttctaaaGACCTACCTTGAAGTGGATGATTTACCTGCACATTTCTGCCAGCGCCTGTTTCACTATTTTCAACATGTTGAGCAGGATGGGTTCACAAAGAGCCCCTTGTCCAAAGAAG GCGGTGTTTTTCTGCGTGACGTGTCCTGTTACTTCTCAGTGCTGGAGGAGGGACAGCCACGAGAGAAGCTTGAAT TTACTTTCAAGCTTTACGACAAAGATTGCAACAAGCTCCTGGACAGCTCT GAAGTGGATCGTATAATCACCCAGATGATGAGAGCTGCGAATTACCTGGGCTGGGATGTAACTGAACTCAGACCA GTGCTGAAAGACATGATGACAGCCATCGATGCAGATAACAGTGGGACGGTCACTCTGGAGGAGTGGGTGAAAGGGGGGATGAACAACGTGCCATTACTGGTTCTGCTTGGACTGAAG ATGACAGAGAGGGACGGGCAGCACATCTGGAGGATGAAGCACTTTAACAAGCCGACCTACTGCAGCGTGTGTCAGGGCATGCTGCTGGGCCTCGGGAAGCAGGGACTCTGCTGCAATT GTTGCAAGTACACTGTCCACAGTCAGTGTGCTAACAAGAATCCTGAACCCTGTGCTCGAACGTTTGTCAAAGCTAAAAAGGAGATTGGT GTGCCTGCTCACGACTGGATCCAAGCTGACTGCAAGTCCACAAAGTGTCAAGTCTGCCACAAGAAAATCAAAACTTTAGCAGGACGGCGTTGTGTGTGGTGCCAGCAGATG CGTCATGATGACTGTATCCTCTCTGGTTTATCAACCTGTGATTGTGGACCACTGAAAGATCACATTCTGCCTCCGTGGGCCATACACGCCGTTTCAAAG gaggaggaTACCAGCTTGTTAAACGTCACCCCTGATGGTCATGTCCTCCAG attcTTCCAATTCCTGACACCCACCCACTTCTGGTGTTTGTAAACCCAAAGAGTGGAGGAAAGCAGGGTGAACG AGTTCTCAGGAAGTTTCAGTACCTGCTGAACCCTCGTCAGGTGTACAACCTGTCCAATGGAGGCCCTGCTCCAGG ACTCCACTTCTTCCGCAATATGCGCGAGTACAGAATCCTTGCATGTGGAGGAGACGGCACTGTTGGGTGGCTCCTGGATGCTATAG ACAAAGCAGACCTGCAGGTCCATCCTCCAGTAGCGGTCCTGCCACTGGGCACTGGGAATGACTTGGCACGCTGTCTACGCTGGGGAGGAG GCTATGAGGGCGCAGACTTGAGAGAAATCCTGAAGGAGATTGAAATGAGTGAGTTGATTGCGGTGGACCGCTGGAGCATTCAGGTGATCCCAGACGACCCCCAGGAGGTCGGAGACCCCGTGCCCTATGAAATCATCAACAACTATTTCTCCATTGGTGTG GACGCCTCTATTGCTCATCGTTTCCACTCCATGAGAGAGAAACACCCTCAGAGGTTCAATAGCAG AATGAAGAACAAACTTTGGTATTTTGAGTTTGCCACTTCTGAGaccctctcttcctcctgcaAGAGGCTAAAGGATTGCCTCACAATTGAT TGCTGTGGGAGAACTTTGGACCTGAGTAACCAATCTCTGGAGGGGATAGCTGTCCTCAACATACCCAGCATGCACGGTGGCTCTAACCTGTGGGGTGAATGCAAAAAGCCTGAGGGAGTGACAGAGGTAGAGCGTGGTGATGTGATCACTGACCAGGAGATTCTTAAAACCATCCCACAAG ACATGAGTGATAAGCGTTTGGAGGTGGTGGGGCTGGAGGGAGTCATCGAGATGGGACAGATCTACACTGGCCTGAAGAGCGCAGGACACAGACTGGCACAGACTTCACAAATTACCATAAG GACAATCAAAGCTCTGCCCATGCAAATTGATGGGGAACCTTGGATGCAGCCTCCGTGTACT ATCCACATAACTCACAAGAACCAGGCAAACATGCTGATGGCTGCACCAGCGAAGCCGTCTGGCTTTTTTCACCtcaaataa